In a genomic window of Macaca nemestrina isolate mMacNem1 chromosome 18, mMacNem.hap1, whole genome shotgun sequence:
- the LOC105491402 gene encoding enhancer of mRNA-decapping protein 4 isoform X3, giving the protein MPPINLQEKQVICLSGDDSSTCIGILAKEVEIVASSDSSISSKARGSNKVKIQPVAKYDWEQKYYYGNLIAVSNSFLAYAIRAANNGSAMVRVISVSTSERTLLKGFTGSVADLAFAHLNSPQLACLDEAGNLFVWRLALVNGKIQEEILVHIRQPEGTPLNHFRRIIWCPFIPEESEDCCEESSPTVALLHEDRAEVWDLDMLRSSHSTWPVDVSQIKQGFIVVKGHSTCLSEGALSPDGTVLATASHDGYVKFWQIYIEGQDEPRCLHEWKPHDGRPLSCLLFCDNHKKQDPDVPFWRFLITGADQNRELKMWCTVSWTCLQTIRFSPDIFSSVSVPPSLKVCLDLSAEYLILSDVQRKVLYVMELLQNQEEGHACFSSISEFLLTHPVLSFGIQVVSRCRLRHTEVLPAEEENDSLGADGTHGAGAMESAAGVLIKLFCVHTKALQDVQIRFQPQLNPDVVAPLPTHTAHEDFTFGESRPELGSEGLGSAAHGSQPDLRRIVELPAPANFLSLSSETKPKLMTPDAFMTPSASLQQITASPSSSSSGSSSSSSSSSSSLTAVSAMSSTSAVDPSLTRPPEELTLSPKLQLDGSLTMSSSGSLQASPRGLLPGLLPAPADKLTPKGPGQVPTAASALSLELQEVEPLGLPQASPSRTRSPDVISSASTALSQDIPEIASEALSRGFGSSAPEGLEPDSMASAASALHLLSPRPRPGPELGPQLGLDGGPGDGDRHSTPSLLEAALTQEASTPDSQVWPTAPDITRETCSTLAESPRNGLQEKHKSLAFHRPPYHLLQQRDSQDASAEQSDHDDEVASLASASGGFGTKVPAPRLPAKDWKTKGSPRTSPKLKRKSKKDDGDAAMGSRLTEHQVPEPPEDWPALIWQQQRELAELRHSQEELLQRLCTQLEGLQSTVTGHVERALETRHEQERILETGSTTWHRDGGSILGLGRSTRPAPGLFLSYGAERRLERALAEGQQRGGQLQEQLTQQLSQALSSAVAGRLERSIRDEIKKTVPPCVSRSLEPMAGQLSNSVATKLTAVEGSMKENISKLLKSKNLTDAIARAAADTLQGPMQAAYREAFQSVVLPAFEKSCQAMFQQINDSFRLGTQEYLQQLESHMKSRKAREQEAREPVLAQLRGLVSTLQSATEQMAATVASSVRAEVQHQLHVAVGSLQESILAQVQRIVKGEVSVALKEQQAAVTSSIMQAMRSAAGTPVPSAHLDCQAQQAHILQLLQQGHLNQAFQQALTAADLNLVLYVCETVDPAQVFGQPPCPLSQPVLLSLIQQLASDLGTRTDLKLSYLEEAVMHLDHSDPITRDHMGSVMAQVRQKLFQFLQAEPHNSLGKAARRLSLMLHGLVTPSLP; this is encoded by the exons CTGCCAACAATGGTTCCGCCATGGTGCGGGTGATCAGTGTCAGCACTTCGGAGCGGACCTTGCTCAAGGGCTTCACAGGCAGTGTGGCTGATCTGGCTTTTGCACACCTCAACTCTCCACAGCTGGCCTGCCTGGATGAGGCAGGCAACCTGTTCGTGTGGCGCTTGGCTCTGGTTAATGGCAAAATTCA AGAAGAGATCTTGGTCCATATCCGGCAGCCAGAGGGCACGCCACTGAACCACTTTCGCAGGATCATCTGGTGCCCCTTCATCCCTGAGGAGAGCGAGGACTGCTGTGAGGAGAGCAGCCCGACGGTGGCCCTGCTGCATGAAGACCGG gctgagGTGTGGGACCTGGACATGCTCCGCTCCAGCCACAGCACTTGGCCTGTGGATGTCAGCCAGATCAAGCAGGGCTTCATTGTGGTAAAAGGTCATAGCACG TGCCTCAGTGAAGGAGCCCTCTCCCCTGATGGGACTGTGCTGGCTACTGCGAGCCATGATGGCTATGTCAAGTTCTGGCAGATCTACATTGAGGGGCAAGATGAGCCAAG GTGTCTGCACGAGTGGAAGCCTCATGATGGGCGgcccctctcctgcctcctgttcTGTGACAACCATAAGAAACAAGAccctga TGTCCCTTTCTGGAGGTTCCTTATTACTGGTGCTGACCAGAACCGAGAGCTAAAGATGTGGTGTACGGTGTCCTGGACCTGCCTGCAGACTATTCG CTTCTCCCCAGATATCTTCAGCTCAGTGAGTGTGCCCCCTAGCCTCAAGGTTTGcttggacctctcagcagaataCCTGATTCTCAGTGATGTGCAACGGAAG GTCCTCTATGTGATGGAGCTGCTGCAGAACCAGGAGGAGGGCCATGCCTGCTTCAGCTCCATCTCGGAGTTCCTGCTCACCCACCCTGTGCTGAGCTTCGGTATCCAGGTTGTGAGTCGCTGCCGGCTACGGCACACTGAGGTGCTGCCTGCCGAAGAGGAAAATGACAGCCTGGGTGCTG ATGGTACCCATGGAGCTGGTGCCATGGAGTCTGCAGCTGGTGTGCTCATCAAGCTCTTTTGTGTGCATACTAA GGCACTGCAAGATGTGCAGATCCGCTTCCAGCCACAGCTGAACCCTGATGTGGTggccccactccccacccacacTGCCCACGAGGACTTTA CATTTGGAGAGTCTCGGCCCGAACTGGGCTCCGAGGGCCTGGGGTCAGCCGCTCACGGCTCCCAGCCTGACCTCCGACGAATCGTGGAGCTGCCTGCACCTGCCAACTTCCTCAGTCTGAGCAGTGAGACCAAGCCCAAGTTGATGACGCCTGACGCCTTCATGACACCTAGCGCCTCCTTGCAGCAG ATCACTGCCtctcccagcagcagcagcagtggtagcagcagcagcagcagcagcagcagcagctcccttACAGCTGTGTCTGCCATGAGCAGCACCTCAGCTGTGGACCCCTCCTTGACTAG GCCACCTGAGGAGCTGACTTTGAGCCCCAAGCTGCAGCTGGATGGCAGCCTGACAATGAGCAGCAGCGGCAGCCTGCAGGCAAGCCCACGCGGCCTCCTGCCCGGCCTGCTCCCAGCTCCAGCCGACAAACTGACTCCCAAGGGGCCGGGCCAG GTGCCTACTGCCGCCTCTGCACTGTCCCTGGAGCTGCAGGAAGTGGAGCCCCTGGGGCTACCCCAAGCCTCCCCTAGCCGCACCCGTTCCCCTGATGTCATCTCCTCAGCTTCCACTGCCCTGTCCCAGGACATCCCTGAGATTGCATCTGAGGCCCTGTCCCGTGGTTTTGGCTCCTCTGCACCAGAGGGTCTTGAGCCAGACAGTATGGCTTCAGCCGCCTCAGCACTGCACCTACTGTCCCCACGGCCCCGGCCAGGGCCCGAGCTCGGCCCCCAGCTTGGCCTTGATGGAGGCCCTGGGGACGGAGATCGGCATAGTACCCCCTCCCTCCTGGAGGCAGCCTTGACCCAGGAGGCCTCGACTCCTGACAGTCAGGTTTGGCCCACAGCACCTGACATTACTCGTGAGACCTGCAGCACCCTGGCAGAAAG CCCCAGGAATGGCCTTCAGGAAAAGCACAAGAGCCTGGCCTTCCACCGACCACCATATCACCTGCTGCAGCAACGTGACAGTCAGGATGCCAGTGCTGAGCAAAG TGACCATGATGATGAGGTGGCCAGTCTTGCCTCTGCTTCAGGAGGCTTTGGCACCAAAGTTCCTGCTCCACGGCTGCCTGCCAAGGACTGGAAGACCAAGGGATCCCCTCGAACCTCACCCAAGctcaaaaggaaaagcaagaaggATGATGG GGATGCAGCCATGGGATCCCGGCTCACAGAGCACCAG GTGCCAGAGCCCCCTGAGGACTGGCCAGCCCTAATTTGGCAACAGCAGAGAGAGCTGGCAGAGCTGCGGCACAGCCAAGAAGAGCTGCTGCAGCGTCTGTGTACCCAACTCGAAGGCCTGCAGAGCACGGTTACAGGCCACGTAGAACGTGCCCTTGAGACCCGGCACGAGCAGGAGCGTATCCTTGAGACTGGTAGCACAACATGGCATAGGGATGGGGGCAGCATTCTTGGCCTGGGAAGGAGTACACGACCTGCTCCAGGCCTGTTCCTTAGCTACGGTGCAGAGCGGCGGCTGGAGCGAGCACTGGCTGAGGGGCAGCAGCGGGGAGGGCAGCTGCAGGAGCAGCTGACACAACAGTTGTCCCAAGCACTGTCTTCAGCTGTAGCTGGGCGGCTAGAGCGCAGCATAAGGGATGAGATCAAGAAGACAGTCCCTCCAT GTGTCTCAAGGAGTCTGGAGCCTATGGCAGGCCAACTGAGCAACTCAGTGGCTACCAAGCTCACAGCTGTGGAGGGCAGCATGAAAGAGAACATCTCCAAGCTGCTCAAGTCCAAG AACTTGACTGATGCCATCGCCCGAGCAGCTGCAGACACATTACAGGGGCCGATGCAGGCAGCCTACCGGGAAGCCTTCCAGAGTGTGGTGCTGCCGGCCTTTGAGAAGAGCTGCCAGGCCATGTTCCAGCAAATCAATGATAGCTTCCGACTGGGGACACAGGAAT ACTTGCAGCAGCTAGAAAGCCACATGAAGAGCCGGAAGGCACGGGAACAGGAGGCCAGGGAGCCTGTGCTGGCCCAGCTGCGGGGCCTGGTCAGCACACTGCAGAGTGCCACTGAGCAGATGGCAGCCACCGTGGCCAGCAGTGTTCGGGCTGAGGTGCAGCACCAGCTGCATGTGGCTGTGGGCAG CCTTCAGGAGTCCATTTTAGCACAGGTACAGCGCATCGTTAAGGGTGAGGTGAGTGTGGCGCTCAAGGAGCAGCAGGCCGCCGTCACCTCCAGCATCATGCAGGCCATGCGCTCAGCTGCTGGCACACCTGTCCCCTCTGCCCACCTTGACTGCCAGGCCCAGCAAGCCCATATCCTGCAGCTGCTGCAGCAGGGCCACCTCAATCAGGCCTTCCAGCAG gCACTGACAGCTGCTGACCTGAACCTGGTGCTGTATGTGTGTGAAACTGTAGACCCAGCCCAGGTTTTTGGGCAGCCACCCTGCCCACTCTCTCAGCCTGTGCTCCTTTCCCTCATCCAGCAGCTGGCATCTGACCTTGGCACTCGAACTGACCTCAAGCTCAG CTACCTGGAAGAGGCCGTGATGCATCTGGACCACAGTGACCCCATCACTCGGGACCACATGGGCTCCGTTATGGCCCAGGTGCGCCAAAAGCTTTTTCAGTTCCTGCAGGCTGAGCCACACAACTCACTTGGCAAAGCGGCCCGGCGTCTCAGCCTCATGCTGCATGGTCTTGTGACCCCCAGCCTCCCTTAG